The Aliidongia dinghuensis genome window below encodes:
- a CDS encoding AlbA family DNA-binding domain-containing protein, whose product MTAYSPFDRDLKDLEARHLEALRQTAEGWYIEYKREVPNAASIAKSISAFANTYGGWVFYGVEEKSGEDEVAGAFPGVPRSDVDASLQRIRQAIAGHLNPSPHFDVKALWGPCDDIGLLADRAVICIQVPWGPNAPHVHKSGQIYRRVAAGSEPKPENDRFVLDQLFRRADDLREQYRDWVNDDPELSTGEKERPYIRLMLTADLWRDRGAWSYVEVNEVREIMQQTQGIFGGISFDTVYTTNVGFVGRQVRNNNPFDFGLTWSLRGATSISDIVIPLHFYTPDQVSALPDAMDGYEHIDRFAGLLQRSGHASPRVVDLNHLFLVLLCIVEIQRRLLTRAGWTQSYFAKARLLNVWRTIPFLDVAPVLDLFEQHGIPMGLANTVTSPSGSTPESFAEIDPFAQHELEPTKVLLQAVLLFLPIARAYGIPQWIEYGPGETAAMYYEQLIQAGNRATEAQRRRLERARRI is encoded by the coding sequence ATGACCGCATATTCACCGTTCGACCGAGATCTGAAAGACCTGGAAGCGAGACACCTCGAAGCCCTCCGACAGACGGCCGAAGGCTGGTACATCGAATACAAACGCGAGGTGCCGAATGCTGCCTCCATCGCGAAATCGATTTCGGCATTCGCCAACACCTATGGCGGATGGGTTTTCTACGGCGTCGAGGAGAAGTCCGGAGAGGATGAGGTAGCAGGTGCGTTTCCGGGCGTGCCGCGTTCCGACGTTGACGCGAGCCTTCAGCGCATCCGCCAAGCGATTGCGGGACACTTGAACCCCTCGCCGCATTTCGATGTGAAGGCGCTTTGGGGGCCATGTGATGACATCGGACTGCTGGCCGACCGGGCCGTGATCTGCATCCAGGTGCCCTGGGGTCCAAACGCTCCTCACGTCCACAAGAGTGGTCAAATCTATCGCCGCGTCGCTGCCGGATCTGAGCCTAAACCCGAGAACGACCGTTTCGTTTTGGATCAGCTGTTTCGGCGCGCTGACGACCTGCGCGAGCAGTATCGAGATTGGGTAAATGACGACCCGGAGTTATCGACCGGAGAGAAAGAACGGCCTTACATCCGGCTTATGCTGACCGCTGACCTCTGGCGTGATCGCGGAGCTTGGAGCTATGTCGAGGTCAACGAAGTTCGTGAGATTATGCAGCAGACGCAGGGGATATTTGGCGGAATCTCGTTCGACACCGTCTACACAACAAATGTCGGCTTCGTCGGCCGACAGGTCCGAAACAATAACCCATTCGATTTCGGGCTAACTTGGAGCTTAAGGGGCGCAACGTCGATCAGTGATATCGTCATCCCACTTCATTTCTATACACCCGACCAGGTGAGTGCTTTACCCGACGCAATGGATGGCTATGAGCACATCGATCGTTTCGCGGGGCTGCTACAGCGAAGTGGACACGCAAGCCCTCGGGTTGTTGATCTCAACCACCTCTTCCTCGTGCTTCTCTGCATAGTCGAGATCCAACGGCGGCTGCTGACCAGGGCAGGTTGGACGCAAAGCTATTTTGCAAAAGCGCGACTGCTCAACGTATGGCGTACCATTCCGTTTCTGGATGTCGCCCCCGTGCTGGACCTGTTTGAACAGCACGGGATTCCTATGGGCCTTGCCAACACCGTCACCTCCCCAAGTGGATCGACGCCAGAATCATTTGCAGAGATCGATCCGTTCGCTCAGCACGAACTGGAACCGACAAAGGTTTTACTCCAAGCCGTTTTATTATTTCTTCCGATAGCGCGAGCCTACGGAATTCCGCAGTGGATCGAGTACGGCCCCGGAGAAACCGCCGCAATGTACTATGAGCAGCTTATTCAGGCCGGCAACCGCGCAACGGAGGCACAACGGCGCCGTTTGGAACGCGCACGGAGAATCTGA
- a CDS encoding helix-turn-helix domain-containing protein, protein MTSEIGLRVGSRIRELREARGLSQVRLASLVGKSAETISRVENGATVPSVTMLGLFAKHFGVDVVELFHSDTAGSTEPAKAVSVEDISELAKLLSATERQIMAGVIQLLLSNRGR, encoded by the coding sequence ATGACGAGCGAAATCGGCCTCAGGGTGGGGAGCCGTATCCGCGAACTGCGCGAAGCACGTGGCCTTAGCCAAGTCCGCTTGGCGTCACTCGTTGGAAAATCGGCGGAAACAATTTCGAGAGTGGAAAATGGGGCGACCGTCCCGAGCGTCACTATGCTCGGCCTGTTCGCAAAGCATTTTGGCGTCGATGTCGTTGAGCTTTTCCACTCCGATACGGCGGGATCGACCGAGCCGGCGAAGGCGGTGTCAGTCGAGGATATTTCAGAGCTGGCGAAGCTTCTGAGCGCCACCGAGCGTCAGATCATGGCGGGCGTGATCCAATTGCTGCTCTCGAACCGGGGGCGGTAG